The genomic interval TCATTGATAAAAGAGAAGAAAGAATTCGAATATCTATAGAAAAAGCTGATCAAGCTAAAAAAGAATTCAAAAATATAGAAGAGAAAAAAAACAAAATTTTGAAAGAACTACGTATAGAAAAAGATCTCATTCTGAAAGAAGCTTTTAAAATAAAAGAAGACATTCTACAAAATGCTAAAAAAGAAGGATTTTTAGAAAAAAAGAAAATGCTTCAAGAAGCAAAATCTCTCTTTCAGAAAGAAAGAAAATCCGCCATATACGAATTAAAAAATCAGATAGGTGATATTTCCATAAAAATAGCTGAGAAAATATTAAAAGAAGAATTTGATAAAAAAGAACTCATAAATAAACAAGAAAAATTCATCCAAGAATTAGTACAAAATTTGTAGTTCTTATTTTTTGATTTCTCTAAAATTGAGAATATGTTTTTAAAAAAAAGAATCTCCAAACATTATGCTCAAATTCTTTTTGAGTATTCTGTAAAAATCCATAAAAAAAATTCTATTTACAAAAAAATAAAAAAAGTATATTTTCTATTATCTCACAATATTCATTTCAATAGATTTTTGAAAAGTTCATTATTAAGTGATAAAAATAAAATTCTAATTTTAGAAAAAATTTTTTATTCTTTTGATTTTTTTATTTTTCATTTTATAAAACTTTTAATTTTAAGAAAAAGAGAATCCTTATTAAAAGAAATCATTTTAGAATATAAAAGTATGTATAAAAAAAAGAAAGGAATTGTAAAATGTTTTCTTACTTCTTCTTTTCCTTTAAACAAGAATTTTCAAGAAATAATTGTTGAAAAGATCATGTCTTTAGATTTAGAAAAATCAGAAAAATATAAAAAAAAATATCACATTATCAATAGAATTGACAAATCTATTGTTGGAGGTTTTTTGTTTCGCATAGGATATAAAGAGTGGGATTTCAGTGTAAAAAGACAATTACTTTATATTCAAAAAATGTTTAAAAATTAATTTTTACATGTCAGATTTAAAATATTCTGAAATATCATCTATACTTAAAAAACAATTATCTGATTTACAATTTGAATCGAAATTATCTGAATCAGGAATTGTTGTTCAAGTAGGAGATGGAATAGTGCAAGCTTTTGGACTAAATTCTGTTTTTTATGGAGAACTTGTAGAATTTCATTCTGGAATCAAAGGAATAGTTTTGAATCTTGAAGAAGATCATGTCAGTATTGTTTTGCTAAGTAGTTACTCCAAAGAAATTAAAGAAGGAGATACTGTAACACGTACAGGAAAAACATTATCTATAGAAGTAGGAGAAGGGATGTTGGGGCGCGTTGTGGATACATTAGGAAATCCTATTGATGGAAAAGGACCTATAGAAGGAAAATTATTCGAAATGCCATTGGAAAGAAAAGCTCCAGGGGTTATTTATAGAGAACCCGTAAAAGAACCTCTTCAAACTGGGATTAAATTTATAGATTCCATGATTCCTATTGGAAGAGGGCAAAGAGAATTGATTATTGGTGATAGGCAAACTGGAAAAACAACTATAGCAATTGATACAATTATTAATCAAAAAGAATTTTATAATACGGAAAAACAAGTTTATTGTATTTATGTAGCTATAAGCCAAAAAGGATCAACAATAGCTAGAATTACTAAAATTTTAGAAGAAAAGGGGGCTATGCCTTATACTATCGTAGTATTATCAAATGCTTCTGAACCAGCCTCTATGCAAGTATTTTCTCCGTTTTCTGGAACAGCTATTGGAGAATATTTTCGTGATACTGGACGGTCTTCTTTAGTGATTTATGACGATCTTTCGAAACAAGCTGTTTCTTATCGGGAAATTTCTTTGTTGTTGCGGCGTCCTCCAGGACGAGAAGCATATCCAGGAGATGTTTTCTATTTGCATTCTCGTTTATTAGAAAGATCTTCAAAAATCATAAATGATCAAAACATAGTTAAAAAAATGAATGATATTCCAGAATCAATTAAAGATCATGTAAAATGTGGGGGATCTTTAACAGCAATCCCAATTGTTGAAACACAATCTGGAGATGTCTCTTCTTATATTCCAACTAATGTTATTTCTATAACAGATGGACAAATTTTTTTAGAAAAAGATTTATTCCATTCTGGAATACGTCCTGCTATTAATGAAAGTATTTCTGTTTCCCGTGTAGGAGGATCTGCTCAAATCAAATCTATGAGAAAAGTATCTGGAACTCTAAAATTGGATCAGGCGCAGTTTAGAGAGATAGAATCCTTTTCAAAATTCGGATCTGAATTAGATCCGGAAACTATGAAAATTATTCAAAAAGGTAGAAGAAATATAGAAATATTAAAACAAAAACCTCATTATCCATATAAAGTATCCGATCAGATTGCCATTATTTATGCTGGTGTAAAAAACCTACTAAATAAAATTCCTATTGAAAAAATAAAAACTTTTGAAAAAGAATATCTTTTTTATTTAAATGAAAAACACAAAGAACTATTGAATTCATTGAAAAACGGAATTTTTCATGATGAATTCGCTAAAATTTTAGAAAAAATAGCTTCTGAACTCAGCAAAAAATATTCCAATAATTAAATTGATGAATCCAAAAGAAATAAAAAAACGAATTCTATCCATTAACTCGGTTGTAAAAACAACAGAAGCTATGAAAATGATTTCTATTGTGAAATTACGAAAATCAAAAGAATCGCTTTTACATATAAAAACATATTCAGAACACATCAAAAAATTATTTCTAGATCTTATAGAAACAGAAAAAAAGGAAAATTTAGAAAAAAATAAATATTTTATTTCCGATTTTTCTTCTATTTCTGAAAAAAAAAAACAACTATTTTTAGTTTTTACTTCTAATAAAGGTTTATGTGGTGGATTTAATTCCTTAATTTTTAATAAAATTAATAAAATAATTCAGAAAAAAGAAAATTTATATAATCAAGATATCTTTTTTTCTATAGGAAAAAAAGGATTGGATTTTTTATACAAGAAAAAATATAATATATATAATGGAAACAAAAAATTTTTAAAAAATTTTACTTATAAGTATGAAGAAACGTTTTTGTTTGTTAAAAAATTAATTTCAGATTTTTTATCTAAAAAAATATCTTCTATATTTTTGATGTATAATCATTTAAAAAATTCTTTTTTACAAGAAGTAATTGTAGAAAAATTTCTTCCTATCCCTTTTTCTATTTTAAATTTTTCAAAAAAATCATTTCACAATCCTATTTTAGAACCATCCAAGAAAATCATTTTAGATTATATTATTCCAAAATTTCTTAACGTGAAACTCTTTAAAACTTTATTAGAATCATCCAATTCAGAACATACAGCACGTATGATATCCATGCACAAAGCCACAGAAAACGCATCTAATATAAAAAAAAATCTTCTGTTAAATTATAATAAAGAAAGACAAACAACAATTACTAAAGAAATACTAGAAATTATTAGCGGATTAGAAGCTTTAAAAAAGTAAAGTGATTTGTAAAAATTATTTGAATATGAAAAAGATGCTAACAGGAATTCAAAGTACAGGTACCCCCCATTTAGGAAATATTTTAGGAGTTATAATCCCTTTTATCAAGATATCTAATCATCCCCAAATTTCTTCTTTTGTATTTGTAGCAG from Blattabacterium cuenoti carries:
- the atpF gene encoding F0F1 ATP synthase subunit B; translated protein: MDLLTPSIGLIVWQTIIFVILMLFLSKYAWTPIIQFIDKREERIRISIEKADQAKKEFKNIEEKKNKILKELRIEKDLILKEAFKIKEDILQNAKKEGFLEKKKMLQEAKSLFQKERKSAIYELKNQIGDISIKIAEKILKEEFDKKELINKQEKFIQELVQNL
- the atpH gene encoding ATP synthase F1 subunit delta, with translation MFLKKRISKHYAQILFEYSVKIHKKNSIYKKIKKVYFLLSHNIHFNRFLKSSLLSDKNKILILEKIFYSFDFFIFHFIKLLILRKRESLLKEIILEYKSMYKKKKGIVKCFLTSSFPLNKNFQEIIVEKIMSLDLEKSEKYKKKYHIINRIDKSIVGGFLFRIGYKEWDFSVKRQLLYIQKMFKN
- the atpA gene encoding F0F1 ATP synthase subunit alpha — translated: MSDLKYSEISSILKKQLSDLQFESKLSESGIVVQVGDGIVQAFGLNSVFYGELVEFHSGIKGIVLNLEEDHVSIVLLSSYSKEIKEGDTVTRTGKTLSIEVGEGMLGRVVDTLGNPIDGKGPIEGKLFEMPLERKAPGVIYREPVKEPLQTGIKFIDSMIPIGRGQRELIIGDRQTGKTTIAIDTIINQKEFYNTEKQVYCIYVAISQKGSTIARITKILEEKGAMPYTIVVLSNASEPASMQVFSPFSGTAIGEYFRDTGRSSLVIYDDLSKQAVSYREISLLLRRPPGREAYPGDVFYLHSRLLERSSKIINDQNIVKKMNDIPESIKDHVKCGGSLTAIPIVETQSGDVSSYIPTNVISITDGQIFLEKDLFHSGIRPAINESISVSRVGGSAQIKSMRKVSGTLKLDQAQFREIESFSKFGSELDPETMKIIQKGRRNIEILKQKPHYPYKVSDQIAIIYAGVKNLLNKIPIEKIKTFEKEYLFYLNEKHKELLNSLKNGIFHDEFAKILEKIASELSKKYSNN
- the atpG gene encoding ATP synthase F1 subunit gamma, whose amino-acid sequence is MNPKEIKKRILSINSVVKTTEAMKMISIVKLRKSKESLLHIKTYSEHIKKLFLDLIETEKKENLEKNKYFISDFSSISEKKKQLFLVFTSNKGLCGGFNSLIFNKINKIIQKKENLYNQDIFFSIGKKGLDFLYKKKYNIYNGNKKFLKNFTYKYEETFLFVKKLISDFLSKKISSIFLMYNHLKNSFLQEVIVEKFLPIPFSILNFSKKSFHNPILEPSKKIILDYIIPKFLNVKLFKTLLESSNSEHTARMISMHKATENASNIKKNLLLNYNKERQTTITKEILEIISGLEALKK